From the genome of Niallia sp. FSL W8-0635, one region includes:
- a CDS encoding multicopper oxidase family protein, whose amino-acid sequence MKANYGIFIAGIIIVLGGLFLFFVQGQDMPGQLPDLSMNQPSDNQSIETEESPLPIPPLLKDKNPDPNKAEFQITAQNSTKEFIAGKETKTMGYNGDYLGPVIRVRNGEEVSVNVKNNLEGDITTIHWHGLEVDGVKDGGPHSGIQPGESWSPEFKIEQPAATLWFHPHPEQQTGRQVYNGLAGLFFIEDEVSDRLDIPKDYGVNDVPLIIQDKRFNSDGSFEYELGMHDVMNGLQGNTMLVNGAVNPFLEVPRGMVRLRLLNGSNASVYELNLSNNQTFYQIASDGGFLEKPSEMNNIVLGPAERAEILVDFSDFKKGETVQLLNQGSEFMKFVIKSESPKEYTIPEKLTTIEKINPDSAVKTRQFVFQGMGPSVNINGKQMDMDRIDEQVSLHDTEIWEISNDSGMGMMGGMAHPFHAHGVQFQILDRDGNPPPKNETGWKDTILVYPGEKVRAIATFNHSGVFMYHCHILEHEDAGMMGQFKVE is encoded by the coding sequence ATGAAAGCAAATTACGGCATCTTCATTGCAGGTATCATAATAGTCTTGGGAGGACTCTTTCTCTTTTTCGTACAAGGTCAGGATATGCCCGGTCAATTACCGGATCTATCAATGAATCAGCCATCTGATAATCAATCTATTGAAACAGAAGAATCCCCTCTCCCTATACCGCCATTATTAAAAGATAAAAACCCTGATCCAAATAAAGCAGAATTTCAAATAACTGCCCAAAACTCTACAAAAGAGTTTATTGCCGGAAAAGAAACAAAGACGATGGGGTATAATGGCGATTATTTAGGCCCCGTTATTCGGGTTCGTAATGGTGAAGAGGTATCTGTAAACGTAAAAAATAATTTAGAAGGTGACATAACAACCATCCACTGGCATGGTCTTGAAGTTGATGGCGTCAAGGATGGCGGACCACACTCAGGGATTCAACCGGGAGAATCATGGTCTCCAGAATTCAAGATAGAACAGCCCGCAGCTACTTTATGGTTTCATCCCCACCCTGAGCAACAAACTGGCAGACAAGTCTATAATGGATTAGCAGGTTTATTCTTTATTGAGGATGAAGTTTCTGATCGTTTAGATATTCCGAAAGACTATGGAGTGAATGATGTTCCACTTATCATTCAAGATAAAAGGTTTAATTCGGACGGAAGTTTTGAATACGAGTTAGGGATGCATGATGTTATGAACGGCCTACAAGGAAACACAATGCTTGTGAATGGAGCTGTTAATCCATTTTTGGAAGTACCTAGGGGTATGGTTAGACTTCGTTTATTGAATGGTTCCAATGCAAGCGTTTATGAATTAAATCTCAGCAATAACCAAACCTTCTATCAAATTGCTAGTGATGGCGGGTTCCTTGAAAAGCCGTCAGAAATGAACAATATCGTTCTTGGCCCTGCAGAAAGAGCAGAAATCCTTGTTGATTTTTCAGATTTTAAAAAAGGAGAAACGGTTCAATTATTGAATCAAGGATCAGAGTTTATGAAGTTTGTTATAAAAAGTGAAAGTCCAAAAGAATATACCATTCCAGAAAAGTTAACTACCATTGAAAAAATAAACCCTGATAGTGCAGTAAAAACAAGACAATTTGTTTTTCAGGGAATGGGACCCAGTGTAAACATCAATGGAAAGCAAATGGATATGGATCGAATAGATGAACAAGTGAGTCTACATGATACGGAGATATGGGAAATTTCAAATGATAGTGGGATGGGGATGATGGGTGGAATGGCTCATCCTTTTCACGCTCATGGCGTACAATTTCAAATTCTAGATCGTGATGGAAATCCACCGCCTAAAAACGAAACAGGATGGAAAGACACCATTCTCGTTTATCCGGGAGAAAAAGTTAGAGCCATTGCAACCTTTAATCATTCTGGTGTATTTATGTATCATTGTCATATTCTTGAACATGAAGATGCTGGAATGATGGGTCAATTTAAAGTTGAATGA
- a CDS encoding four-helix bundle copper-binding protein, which yields MQMTYEECIKACLECMEACNGCYDACLKEDDVKMMAECIRYNRECAVICALAAQAMQSDSPLAKQICQFCAEICDACGKICEQHGHAEHCRKCAESCRKCAEVCRKMAS from the coding sequence ATGCAAATGACCTATGAAGAGTGTATCAAGGCATGTCTTGAATGTATGGAGGCATGTAATGGTTGTTATGATGCCTGTTTAAAAGAAGATGATGTAAAAATGATGGCGGAATGTATTCGTTATAACAGAGAGTGTGCTGTTATTTGTGCATTAGCAGCACAAGCAATGCAATCTGACAGTCCTTTAGCAAAACAAATTTGCCAATTCTGTGCTGAAATATGTGATGCTTGCGGAAAAATTTGTGAACAACATGGACATGCCGAGCATTGTAGAAAATGTGCAGAATCCTGCCGTAAATGTGCAGAAGTTTGTAGAAAAATGGCTTCTTAA
- a CDS encoding SHOCT domain-containing protein: MMNGGHMGSFGGSNGGFYGYNGMPSGFNSFDMMFNGSFMTILMFILIGVVLFLLLRNQKQQTRVSSIKMNNTTVIEAEEVAKLRYARGEISHDEFQSILQTIKK, encoded by the coding sequence ATGATGAATGGGGGACATATGGGATCCTTTGGAGGTAGTAATGGAGGATTTTACGGTTATAATGGAATGCCATCAGGGTTTAACTCGTTTGACATGATGTTTAATGGGTCTTTTATGACTATTTTAATGTTTATTCTGATCGGGGTGGTTCTATTTTTACTACTCAGAAATCAAAAACAACAAACTAGAGTTTCATCAATTAAAATGAATAATACTACAGTCATTGAGGCAGAAGAGGTTGCAAAGTTACGCTATGCCCGTGGTGAGATTTCACATGATGAATTTCAATCCATTCTACAAACGATTAAAAAGTAA
- a CDS encoding SHOCT domain-containing protein — protein MMGLGHGFGMFGMGGGSIMMILVVLLIGYLFYLGINNQKIGTQDGNQQVTSSNALEIAKSRLAQGEISFEEFEQIKKNIL, from the coding sequence ATGATGGGATTAGGTCATGGTTTTGGAATGTTCGGAATGGGAGGTGGATCGATTATGATGATTTTAGTCGTTTTGCTAATTGGTTACCTTTTCTATTTGGGAATAAACAATCAAAAAATAGGTACACAAGATGGAAACCAGCAAGTAACAAGTTCAAACGCACTAGAAATTGCTAAGTCTAGACTTGCTCAAGGTGAAATTTCTTTTGAAGAATTTGAGCAAATCAAGAAAAATATTTTATAA
- a CDS encoding sensor histidine kinase yields MNLTLRSRILIYLLIVSLSGIFITSFTIFFGVENQFTDYLKKNRDESIESIKKDALQQFNETGELINQNLSFKMHEQAMTENLFYRLYDTNGNLLIDTTSVRSMMGMMEGNHTSLDPNDYQSTSYQLKINNKLVGKLTVFYPEELIGKDSDFLKSIKRNIYLAVLVTVILSFLFSLLFSKRLTTGFKKLINAIIELRNHQWRTRVPIDELTEEMKPLGESFNQLAESLAKQESLRKQFTSNFAHELRTPLATLRSHIEAFQDGIWEPNSKRLDQCHEELMRLVRLVNELEKLMAAENPQIRLDKTKLETGRLLSFINDQFSPLFMKKGVELRIQHPDKQHWFLGDRDKIIQILTNIVNNALQYTSKGKQVSIYIEEKNDQISFIIKDEGVGISEDDLPFLFERFYRGDKSRDRKTGGIGIGLSIVKALVEAHHGEIKIDSQLNVGTTVEVKIPKQ; encoded by the coding sequence ATGAATCTAACACTTAGGTCAAGGATTTTAATCTATCTTTTGATTGTTTCTTTGAGTGGCATTTTCATTACAAGTTTTACCATCTTTTTTGGGGTTGAAAATCAATTTACCGATTATCTCAAAAAAAATAGAGATGAAAGTATCGAATCAATAAAAAAGGATGCACTGCAACAATTTAATGAGACAGGAGAATTAATTAATCAAAATTTGAGTTTTAAGATGCATGAACAAGCAATGACTGAAAATTTATTCTATAGACTTTATGATACTAATGGGAACTTACTGATTGATACAACCTCAGTACGTTCCATGATGGGAATGATGGAAGGTAATCATACCTCACTAGATCCTAATGATTATCAATCAACTTCCTATCAATTAAAAATCAATAATAAATTAGTCGGCAAATTGACGGTATTTTATCCTGAAGAATTAATAGGTAAGGATTCTGACTTTTTGAAGTCTATTAAAAGAAACATTTACCTTGCGGTATTGGTTACAGTCATATTATCGTTCTTATTTAGTTTATTATTTTCTAAACGACTAACAACCGGGTTTAAAAAACTGATCAATGCGATTATTGAGTTACGTAATCATCAATGGCGAACTAGAGTACCTATTGATGAATTGACAGAAGAAATGAAGCCTTTAGGGGAGTCCTTTAATCAGCTTGCAGAATCTTTAGCAAAACAGGAATCGCTTCGAAAACAATTTACATCTAACTTTGCTCATGAACTTAGAACGCCACTTGCAACATTAAGAAGTCATATTGAAGCTTTTCAAGATGGTATTTGGGAACCAAATTCGAAAAGATTAGATCAATGTCATGAGGAACTAATGCGGCTAGTTCGCCTAGTTAATGAGTTAGAAAAATTAATGGCCGCAGAAAATCCTCAGATTAGATTGGATAAAACAAAGTTAGAAACTGGAAGACTATTATCTTTTATAAACGACCAATTCAGTCCATTGTTTATGAAAAAAGGTGTTGAATTAAGGATTCAACACCCCGATAAGCAGCATTGGTTCTTAGGTGATCGTGATAAAATCATTCAAATTTTAACTAATATAGTCAATAATGCCCTTCAATATACATCGAAAGGAAAACAAGTATCGATTTATATAGAGGAAAAAAATGATCAAATTAGTTTTATTATTAAAGATGAAGGAGTTGGAATTAGTGAGGATGATCTCCCGTTCTTATTTGAAAGATTTTATCGGGGTGATAAATCACGTGATCGGAAAACAGGGGGCATTGGGATTGGGTTATCTATCGTAAAGGCACTTGTAGAAGCCCATCATGGCGAAATAAAGATCGATAGTCAATTAAATGTGGGAACAACTGTAGAGGTAAAGATTCCAAAGCAGTAA
- a CDS encoding response regulator transcription factor: MTKILVVDDEKVFLEVLEAYFEKESWGISFATNGIEALKKVKDESPDLIVLDLMLPDISGEEVCRLVRKESDIPIIMLTAKSAEADLINGIVIGADDYVTKPFSPREVVVRVKALLRRTQKMENVNQISFNNHKLMIDHVKKEVKFNGDILALTPNEFKLLITMARYPGRVYSRADLLEKIQEDGVYFEGYERSIDTHIKNLRKKIETDSRHPEFIITVFGMGYKFGGEKDESNT, encoded by the coding sequence ATGACAAAAATTCTAGTAGTAGATGATGAAAAGGTATTTCTTGAAGTGTTAGAAGCTTATTTTGAAAAGGAAAGTTGGGGAATTTCTTTTGCTACCAATGGAATCGAAGCTTTAAAAAAAGTGAAGGATGAGAGTCCTGACCTTATTGTGTTAGATTTGATGTTACCTGATATTTCAGGTGAAGAGGTGTGTAGGTTAGTGAGAAAAGAAAGTGATATCCCCATTATTATGCTTACCGCAAAGTCAGCTGAGGCTGATTTGATTAATGGAATTGTCATTGGTGCTGATGACTATGTGACAAAACCATTTAGTCCAAGAGAAGTGGTTGTAAGAGTAAAAGCCTTATTAAGAAGAACACAAAAGATGGAGAATGTAAATCAAATCAGTTTTAATAACCATAAACTTATGATTGATCATGTGAAAAAGGAAGTAAAGTTTAATGGTGACATACTCGCGCTAACCCCAAATGAATTTAAGCTATTAATTACGATGGCAAGATATCCGGGAAGAGTCTATAGTAGGGCTGATTTATTAGAAAAAATTCAAGAAGATGGTGTCTATTTTGAAGGATACGAAAGAAGTATTGATACACATATAAAAAATTTGCGAAAAAAAATTGAAACCGATTCTCGTCACCCTGAATTTATCATTACTGTGTTCGGAATGGGCTATAAGTTTGGGGGAGAAAAAGATGAATCTAACACTTAG
- a CDS encoding recombinase family protein — translation MMQYTYGYARVSTKQQDLIRQLDLLSEYNCTEILTEKMSGTKTNRPELIRLKDKVRPGDSIVVESFSRLGRSTKDLIELVEYFENKDVKLISIKENFDTNTPQGKLMLTVFQAFSQFERDLIAQRTKEGLESARSRGRNGGRPKVKEKQINKALNLYHSKEYSISEIVEMTGISQATLYRYIRTTRQGKDLENTAKIRMGLRIENNNKFVRGKGKVRESIEQFLKDNYKMEIIANEYIIYVPYTTIDALEKTVYDILGELDSEADMKNCFIEAAVYCDELGLTW, via the coding sequence ATGATGCAATACACTTATGGATATGCAAGGGTTAGTACCAAGCAACAAGACTTGATTCGACAACTGGATTTGTTAAGCGAATACAACTGTACCGAAATATTAACAGAAAAAATGTCGGGTACAAAAACGAACAGACCGGAACTTATTCGATTAAAGGATAAAGTTAGACCCGGAGATTCAATCGTTGTAGAGAGTTTTTCAAGATTAGGTCGAAGTACAAAAGATTTGATAGAGTTAGTTGAGTACTTTGAAAATAAAGATGTTAAATTGATTAGCATAAAAGAGAATTTTGATACGAATACACCACAAGGTAAACTTATGCTTACTGTATTTCAAGCATTCAGCCAATTCGAAAGAGACCTAATTGCTCAACGAACAAAAGAGGGGTTAGAGAGTGCAAGATCCAGAGGAAGAAATGGTGGCCGTCCAAAAGTGAAAGAAAAACAGATAAATAAAGCTCTAAATTTATATCACTCTAAGGAATACAGTATTAGCGAGATTGTAGAAATGACCGGAATAAGTCAAGCAACATTGTATCGTTACATACGAACAACACGGCAAGGCAAAGATCTAGAAAACACTGCAAAAATAAGAATGGGGCTGCGAATAGAAAATAACAATAAATTTGTACGTGGCAAAGGGAAGGTTAGAGAAAGTATCGAACAGTTCCTAAAGGATAATTACAAAATGGAGATCATAGCTAACGAGTATATAATCTATGTCCCTTACACAACTATCGATGCGTTAGAAAAGACAGTGTATGATATTCTGGGTGAATTGGATAGTGAGGCTGATATGAAGAATTGTTTTATTGAAGCAGCCGTTTATTGCGATGAATTAGGACTCACATGGTAA
- a CDS encoding transposase, whose product MKLLLLEEILRTRAATLSLGLLGMGMNIGLSKMAEATPGLTYKQLANVSQWRMYEDAMNKAQAILVNFHHKLQLSSYWGDGTTSSSDGMRMQLGVSSLHADANPHYGTGKGATIYRFTSDQFSSYYTKIIHTNSRDAIHVLDGLLHHETDLNIEEHYTDTAGYTDQIFGLTHLLGFNFAPRIRDLSDSKLFTIDKASEYPKLEAILRGQINTKVIKENYEDVLRLAHSIREGTVSASLIMGKLGSYSRQNSLATALREMGRIEKTIFILNYISDESLRRKIQRGLNKGESMNGLARAIFFGKQGELRERTIQHQLQRASALNIIINAISIWNTLHLTKAVEYQKRSDSLNEELLHHMSPLGWEHINLLGEYHFNSDKKVSLDSLRPLKLS is encoded by the coding sequence ATTAAATTACTTTTATTGGAAGAAATCCTGCGGACTAGAGCAGCTACCCTGTCACTAGGCCTTTTAGGAATGGGAATGAATATTGGTTTGAGTAAGATGGCTGAAGCAACACCCGGACTTACATATAAGCAACTAGCCAATGTATCTCAATGGCGCATGTATGAAGATGCCATGAATAAAGCACAAGCCATATTAGTAAATTTTCATCATAAATTACAATTGTCTTCCTATTGGGGCGACGGTACAACATCCTCATCGGATGGTATGAGAATGCAGCTAGGTGTTTCATCACTACATGCAGATGCAAATCCACATTATGGAACCGGAAAAGGAGCAACCATCTATCGTTTTACTAGTGATCAATTCTCTTCTTACTACACCAAGATTATTCATACTAATTCAAGGGATGCGATTCATGTTTTAGATGGTTTGTTGCACCATGAGACGGATCTAAACATAGAAGAGCATTATACAGACACAGCCGGTTATACAGACCAAATATTTGGACTGACTCATTTATTAGGATTTAATTTTGCTCCAAGAATAAGAGATTTATCAGATTCGAAATTATTTACAATAGATAAAGCAAGTGAATATCCAAAATTAGAAGCCATTTTACGTGGACAAATAAATACAAAGGTCATTAAAGAAAATTATGAGGATGTTTTGCGATTAGCTCATTCTATACGAGAAGGAACAGTTTCAGCATCCCTTATTATGGGGAAATTAGGTTCTTATTCAAGACAAAACAGCCTAGCTACAGCCTTACGTGAGATGGGACGAATAGAAAAAACTATCTTTATTCTTAATTATATTTCAGATGAATCTTTAAGAAGAAAAATACAAAGAGGATTGAATAAAGGAGAATCTATGAATGGACTGGCACGAGCTATTTTCTTCGGAAAGCAAGGAGAGCTTAGGGAACGAACCATACAGCATCAATTGCAAAGAGCCAGTGCCTTAAACATAATCATCAATGCCATCAGTATCTGGAATACTTTACATCTAACAAAAGCAGTTGAATATCAAAAACGGTCAGATAGTTTAAATGAAGAATTATTGCACCATATGTCACCTCTAGGTTGGGAACATATTAATTTATTAGGAGAATACCATTTTAATTCCGATAAAAAAGTTTCGTTAGATTCTTTAAGACCATTGAAACTTTCTTAA